In Bacteroidia bacterium, one genomic interval encodes:
- a CDS encoding sugar phosphate nucleotidyltransferase yields MKIVIPVAGIGTKLRPHTHTQPKTLVPVAGHPILAHIIDYFVQSGYDEFVFIIGYMGEKIEEFVKSKYPSLKAVFIVQEPREGTGHSVWFARNHVHAEDEMLIVLGDTIIDFDIHVFKQAEHSLLGVKKVDDPRNFGVVELNDDGFVSKLHEKPVIPKSNLALVGIYFIKQAGHLFEALNYIIENNLKTRDEYHLTDAMMRMIDDGEKIKVFHVGNWFDCGNKESLLETNAILLDRIAETNTKPQKFPNTIIIPPVSIAYNCDISDSIIGPHVSIGEHTIVKYSIIKDSIIGSYSQLESAVLHHSVIGSDAFLKGLSQSLNIGDSTEIDFS; encoded by the coding sequence ATGAAAATTGTAATTCCGGTTGCCGGTATTGGTACTAAACTTCGCCCCCATACACACACGCAGCCAAAAACTTTGGTGCCGGTTGCAGGTCATCCCATTCTGGCTCATATCATTGATTATTTCGTACAGTCAGGATATGATGAGTTTGTATTTATTATAGGTTATATGGGCGAAAAAATTGAAGAATTTGTAAAAAGCAAATATCCTTCTCTTAAAGCCGTATTTATAGTACAGGAGCCACGTGAGGGTACCGGTCATTCTGTTTGGTTTGCCCGCAACCATGTTCATGCAGAAGATGAAATGCTCATTGTTTTGGGTGACACAATTATTGATTTTGACATTCATGTTTTTAAACAAGCAGAACATTCTCTTTTAGGAGTAAAAAAAGTTGATGACCCGCGAAATTTTGGTGTCGTTGAATTGAATGATGATGGTTTTGTTTCCAAGCTGCATGAAAAACCGGTTATTCCAAAATCTAACCTTGCTCTAGTAGGAATCTATTTTATCAAGCAGGCAGGGCATTTATTTGAAGCGCTTAATTACATTATTGAAAATAACCTGAAAACACGCGATGAATATCATCTGACTGATGCCATGATGCGTATGATTGATGATGGTGAGAAAATCAAAGTCTTTCATGTGGGCAATTGGTTTGATTGTGGAAACAAAGAAAGCCTCCTTGAAACTAATGCTATTTTGTTAGACCGTATCGCAGAAACAAATACCAAACCACAGAAGTTTCCAAACACGATCATCATTCCTCCGGTGAGTATTGCCTACAACTGCGATATTTCCGATTCCATTATTGGTCCTCATGTTTCTATTGGCGAACATACCATTGTAAAATATTCTATAATTAAAGATTCAATTATTGGCTCGTATTCGCAATTAGAATCTGCCGTTTTACATCATTCTGTAATTGGAAGTGATGCTTTTTTAAAAGGTCTAAGTCAGAGTCTGAATATTGGTGACAGTACTGAAATTGATTTTAGCTGA
- the ygiD gene encoding 4,5-DOPA dioxygenase extradiol — protein MYRREFLASIAGIGAVGTLSSLKNITDDLSNTDKMPVLFIGHGSPMNGIENNEFSNQWKKLGQSLPLPKAIVVVSAHWLTKGTFITAMNNPKTIHDFGGFPQALYDVQYNAPGSPELAQKTKNLFKSVNATLDHDWGLDHGAWTVTRRMYPDANIPVLQISIDINKPASFHYQLGKELASLRTKGVLIIGSGNMVHNLGKIAWNKIDEVGFGYDWAVEMHQLFKSKIADNDHQALINYTSLSKSALLAVPTPDHYLPLMYILGLQQKNENAEFFNDKLVAGSINMTSVQFG, from the coding sequence ATGTATCGCAGAGAATTTTTAGCATCAATTGCCGGTATAGGAGCTGTTGGAACTTTAAGTTCTCTTAAAAACATTACTGATGACTTGAGCAATACCGATAAGATGCCGGTGTTGTTTATAGGACACGGCTCTCCAATGAATGGCATTGAAAACAATGAGTTCAGTAATCAATGGAAAAAATTAGGTCAGTCGTTACCGCTGCCAAAGGCAATAGTTGTTGTTTCTGCACATTGGTTGACAAAAGGAACTTTTATTACTGCAATGAATAACCCCAAAACCATTCATGATTTTGGTGGATTTCCACAAGCACTTTATGATGTACAGTATAATGCACCGGGCAGTCCTGAATTAGCTCAAAAAACAAAAAACCTTTTCAAGTCGGTAAATGCAACTTTAGACCATGATTGGGGCCTTGATCATGGAGCATGGACTGTTACAAGAAGAATGTATCCTGATGCAAATATTCCTGTGCTTCAAATCAGCATTGATATTAATAAACCGGCATCTTTTCACTATCAATTAGGGAAAGAACTTGCTTCGCTTCGAACAAAGGGGGTGTTGATTATTGGAAGCGGCAACATGGTTCATAACCTTGGGAAAATTGCATGGAATAAAATTGATGAAGTTGGCTTTGGCTATGATTGGGCAGTTGAAATGCATCAACTTTTTAAATCAAAAATTGCAGACAATGATCATCAGGCATTAATTAATTATACCTCCCTCAGTAAATCTGCTTTGCTGGCTGTACCCACACCAGATCATTATTTGCCATTAATGTATATTCTTGGGCTGCAACAAAAAAATGAAAATGCTGAATTTTTTAACGATAAGTTAGTTGCCGGTTCAATCAATATGACTTCAGTGCAATTTGGATAA
- a CDS encoding ABC transporter ATP-binding protein: MSTSGTAFNRKVLNRIMFYVKPFRFLFAATVVITVMLAALAPLRPWLTQQALDVDIAKHDINGLTRTVAFMFGVLLLQSLLQLVYTTLTNRLGQEVILSLRNNLFKKVSAFGLAYFDKTPLGITITRLVSDMETIADIFSDGLILIISDMLQVVVIITVMFYIHPQLAAISLSTIPVLFVATRVFQKNIRKTFNDVRIQVAKLNEFVQEHLVAMRIVQLFNREEEEMKKFTDINSNHRDANIRSIWYYSLFFPVVEILSAISIGLIVWYGGLNVLQSTISLGLLVAFIQYINQLFRPIRELADKFNTLQMGMVSSERVFKLLDEPFTEINNGVKKADKITGKIEFRNVWFAYKNEEWILRGLSFTLPAGQSVAIVGSTGAGKTTIVSLINRLYEIQKGQILIDDVDIREYDLYSLRNAIGVVLQDVFLFSDSIKNNITLYKNQDDIEIEALLKQTGAWNFIEKLPGQLHYNPGERGGLISTGQRQLLSFARVLAHQPKLIILDEATSSVDNKLEQLLVNATEVLTKNRTSIIIAHRLSTIEKADRIIVLQKGSIVEDGNHHILLEKKGVYAHLHEVQFMQQ, encoded by the coding sequence ATGTCAACAAGCGGGACTGCATTTAACAGGAAGGTACTAAACAGGATTATGTTCTATGTTAAGCCTTTCAGGTTTCTTTTTGCAGCTACAGTAGTTATTACAGTGATGCTTGCCGCATTGGCACCATTACGGCCCTGGCTTACACAGCAGGCACTTGATGTTGACATTGCAAAACATGACATCAATGGTCTTACACGCACTGTTGCTTTTATGTTTGGTGTTCTTCTGCTACAATCATTGCTTCAGCTTGTTTATACAACCTTAACAAACCGACTTGGGCAGGAAGTAATTCTTTCATTGCGTAATAATTTGTTTAAGAAAGTCAGCGCTTTTGGGCTTGCCTATTTTGATAAAACTCCACTTGGAATAACAATTACCCGTTTGGTAAGCGATATGGAAACCATTGCAGACATTTTTTCTGATGGGTTGATTCTTATTATCAGTGATATGCTTCAGGTTGTTGTAATAATTACTGTAATGTTTTACATCCATCCACAACTTGCTGCAATTTCTTTATCAACTATTCCTGTTCTTTTTGTTGCCACCAGAGTATTTCAGAAAAACATCAGAAAAACTTTTAATGATGTACGCATACAGGTAGCTAAGTTAAATGAGTTTGTTCAGGAACATTTAGTTGCAATGCGTATTGTGCAACTCTTTAACCGTGAAGAAGAAGAAATGAAAAAGTTTACCGACATCAATTCCAATCACCGTGATGCCAACATACGCTCAATTTGGTATTACAGTTTGTTTTTTCCCGTTGTCGAAATCCTTTCAGCAATATCTATCGGACTCATTGTATGGTATGGTGGATTAAATGTGCTTCAAAGTACTATCAGCCTGGGTTTGTTGGTAGCATTTATTCAATACATCAACCAACTTTTCCGGCCAATTCGCGAACTGGCTGATAAGTTTAATACCTTACAAATGGGTATGGTGAGTTCCGAACGTGTTTTCAAACTATTAGATGAGCCATTTACAGAGATAAATAATGGAGTGAAAAAAGCTGATAAAATAACAGGCAAAATTGAATTCAGAAACGTGTGGTTTGCCTATAAAAATGAGGAATGGATATTGCGTGGGCTATCCTTTACACTTCCTGCAGGACAATCTGTGGCTATTGTTGGCTCCACAGGTGCAGGTAAAACTACGATTGTAAGTTTGATTAACCGATTGTACGAAATTCAAAAAGGCCAGATATTAATTGATGATGTTGATATCAGAGAATATGATTTGTACAGTCTGAGAAATGCTATTGGCGTGGTTCTTCAGGATGTTTTTTTGTTTTCTGACAGCATAAAAAACAATATAACACTTTATAAAAATCAAGATGATATAGAAATAGAAGCCTTATTGAAACAGACAGGAGCCTGGAATTTTATTGAAAAATTACCCGGTCAGCTTCATTACAATCCCGGAGAAAGGGGAGGGCTAATCAGCACAGGGCAAAGGCAGCTTTTATCATTTGCCAGAGTCCTTGCACATCAACCCAAACTTATTATTCTCGATGAAGCAACAAGCAGCGTTGACAATAAGCTGGAGCAGCTTTTGGTTAATGCAACAGAGGTGTTGACTAAAAACCGTACCTCAATTATTATTGCCCATCGTTTATCAACAATAGAAAAGGCCGACCGTATCATTGTTTTACAAAAAGGTAGCATTGTCGAAGATGGAAACCATCATATTCTATTGGAAAAGAAAGGAGTTTACGCTCACCTTCATGAGGTTCAATTTATGCAACAATAA
- a CDS encoding class I fructose-bisphosphate aldolase, which produces MLNKITELLGKDAEKLLNHVCKTVPKETLHQPGSDFVDRIFIPSNRSNQVMRSLQSLYNHGRLSGTGYMSILPVDQGIEHSAGASFAPNPMFFDPENIVKLAIEGGCNAVASTYGVLASVSRKYAHKIPFIVKINHNEFLTYPNKFDQIMFGTIDEAWNMGAAAVGATIYFGSEESSRQIVEVAQAFEHAHELGMATVLWCYLRNPGFKKDGVDYHTAADLTAQANHLGVTIQADIIKQKLPTLNGGYTAINFGKTHKDVYTKLSSDHPIDLCRYQVLNCYNGRMGLINSGGESKGATDMAEAVTTAVINKRAGGQGLISGRKAFQKPFKEGVEMLNAIQNVYLSKEVTLA; this is translated from the coding sequence ATGTTGAACAAAATTACGGAATTACTTGGAAAAGATGCTGAGAAATTATTAAACCACGTTTGTAAAACAGTTCCAAAGGAAACATTACATCAGCCGGGGAGTGACTTTGTTGACCGCATTTTTATTCCTTCAAACAGAAGTAATCAGGTTATGCGTAGTTTGCAGTCGCTCTATAATCATGGCAGGCTATCGGGCACAGGCTATATGTCTATTCTTCCTGTTGACCAGGGAATTGAACACTCTGCAGGAGCAAGCTTTGCACCAAACCCAATGTTTTTTGATCCTGAAAATATTGTAAAGTTAGCCATTGAAGGAGGTTGCAATGCAGTTGCTTCAACGTATGGAGTACTGGCATCGGTTTCTCGAAAATATGCACATAAGATACCTTTTATTGTGAAAATAAATCACAATGAATTCCTGACCTATCCAAATAAATTTGATCAGATAATGTTTGGCACAATTGACGAAGCATGGAATATGGGTGCTGCAGCTGTTGGTGCAACAATTTATTTTGGAAGTGAAGAATCATCGAGGCAAATAGTTGAAGTTGCACAAGCTTTTGAACATGCGCACGAATTGGGAATGGCAACAGTTCTTTGGTGCTATTTACGTAACCCGGGTTTTAAAAAGGATGGTGTAGATTACCACACTGCTGCAGATCTAACAGCACAGGCAAATCATCTTGGAGTAACTATTCAGGCCGATATCATCAAACAAAAACTACCAACGCTTAATGGAGGTTATACAGCTATCAATTTCGGCAAAACACATAAAGATGTTTATACAAAACTTTCTTCTGATCACCCAATAGATTTATGCCGATATCAGGTATTGAATTGCTATAATGGACGTATGGGATTAATCAATTCAGGTGGAGAATCAAAAGGTGCAACAGATATGGCCGAAGCCGTTACAACAGCAGTAATAAATAAAAGAGCAGGAGGGCAAGGTTTGATTTCTGGACGTAAAGCATTTCAGAAACCATTTAAAGAAGGCGTTGAAATGTTAAATGCTATTCAGAATGTATATCTTTCAAAAGAAGTTACTTTAGCATAG
- a CDS encoding prolipoprotein diacylglyceryl transferase family protein, producing the protein MYPTLSDALHDLLGINIPLPIQTFGLILALSFFLAAYILVLEFKRKEQNGLLKSFTVTTIKGKPATTLELFWSGVVGFIVGFKLLDAILNYSDLVNDPQTFLLSSRGNVIGGILLGAYSVWSKYKEKDKQKLAVPQTVTEVGYPHQFVMNITIAAAVAGLIGAKIFHNLENFDDFLKDPVDALISFSGLTFFGGLICGAAAVIWYSSKRLNVPPLVMCDVAAPALMLTYGTGRLGCHFSGDGDWGIVNTLAKPSWFPFPDWMWSYNYPHNVIGEGVPIEGCVGKHCFELIPPVFPTPLYEAIACIILFFVLWKLRTKIVTPGILFFVYLFFTGIERLAIEQIRVNTKYHIFGKAITQAEIIAVACIIVSIVGITLLRRKNSAST; encoded by the coding sequence ATGTACCCTACTCTATCCGATGCACTCCATGATTTACTGGGCATAAATATTCCTTTGCCAATTCAAACATTCGGGCTCATATTGGCATTGTCTTTTTTTCTGGCTGCATATATTTTAGTTTTAGAGTTTAAACGAAAAGAGCAGAATGGTTTATTAAAATCTTTCACTGTTACTACCATTAAAGGAAAACCAGCAACTACATTAGAGCTATTTTGGTCAGGTGTTGTTGGATTTATTGTTGGATTTAAATTGCTTGATGCCATTTTGAATTATAGTGACCTTGTTAATGATCCACAAACATTTTTATTGTCATCAAGAGGTAATGTCATTGGAGGAATATTGCTTGGGGCCTATTCTGTGTGGAGTAAATACAAAGAAAAGGATAAGCAAAAATTAGCAGTTCCGCAAACTGTTACAGAAGTTGGTTATCCTCATCAGTTTGTAATGAATATTACAATAGCAGCTGCGGTTGCCGGATTAATAGGTGCCAAAATATTTCATAACCTGGAGAATTTTGATGATTTTTTAAAAGACCCTGTTGATGCATTAATTTCATTCAGTGGACTAACTTTTTTTGGCGGATTGATTTGTGGTGCAGCTGCCGTAATATGGTATAGCAGTAAAAGGTTAAATGTGCCCCCTTTAGTGATGTGTGATGTTGCTGCACCGGCATTAATGCTGACCTATGGAACAGGCAGATTAGGATGTCACTTTTCAGGTGATGGCGACTGGGGCATTGTAAACACATTGGCAAAACCATCATGGTTCCCTTTTCCGGATTGGATGTGGAGTTATAACTATCCGCATAATGTAATTGGCGAAGGTGTTCCTATTGAAGGCTGTGTTGGAAAACATTGTTTTGAGTTGATACCTCCGGTTTTTCCTACGCCATTATATGAAGCGATTGCCTGTATTATTCTTTTCTTTGTTTTATGGAAACTACGAACTAAAATTGTTACTCCCGGAATACTTTTCTTTGTTTACTTATTTTTCACTGGTATAGAACGCCTCGCTATCGAACAGATTAGAGTTAACACCAAATACCACATTTTTGGAAAAGCTATTACACAGGCAGAGATTATTGCTGTGGCATGCATTATTGTTTCAATCGTTGGAATTACGCTTTTAAGAAGAAAAAATTCCGCTTCGACTTAA
- a CDS encoding T9SS type A sorting domain-containing protein has translation MKKLFTLLTAVALGSLTSNAQLIYDNGSIVNQPGAGAGGANVSALHDGLNSLGIGHAVSSGYRVADDFIIPAGQTWTIDSIVFLAYQTGSGTTSTMNAVNCAIYDGAPDVGILLFGDQTTSLLQNTYFSNIYRTSETALTNTDRPVMRNVIVPPSAWSLSAGTYWIDWQTGGTLASGPWAPPLTNANTTTGNGMQYDPTNAVWGPCNDGVTLTQQGFPFEIYGTITTSINNVEAENILTVMPNPSNGTFRINASFTGKTNLEISVSDMMGKTIYSNMLNDISVVSKTVELKNAAKGVYILILNSDSGKTITKKIVIE, from the coding sequence ATGAAAAAATTATTTACTCTACTTACGGCTGTAGCATTAGGAAGCCTAACATCCAATGCACAACTTATTTATGACAATGGTTCTATTGTTAATCAACCGGGTGCCGGAGCGGGTGGAGCCAATGTTTCTGCCTTACATGATGGATTGAATTCATTAGGTATTGGACATGCTGTTTCCAGTGGCTATCGCGTTGCAGATGATTTTATCATTCCTGCAGGTCAAACTTGGACCATTGACTCCATTGTTTTTTTAGCTTATCAAACAGGCTCGGGTACTACTTCAACAATGAATGCGGTGAACTGTGCTATTTATGATGGTGCACCGGATGTTGGAATATTACTTTTTGGAGATCAAACTACTAGTTTGTTACAGAACACCTACTTTTCTAATATTTACCGAACTTCAGAAACAGCATTGACAAATACGGATCGTCCGGTAATGCGCAATGTTATTGTACCACCATCTGCATGGAGTCTTAGTGCAGGCACTTATTGGATAGATTGGCAAACCGGTGGAACTTTGGCTTCAGGACCATGGGCACCTCCTCTTACCAATGCCAACACTACAACAGGTAATGGCATGCAATATGATCCTACAAATGCAGTATGGGGACCTTGTAATGATGGTGTTACTCTTACACAACAAGGTTTTCCATTTGAAATTTATGGAACTATAACAACTTCCATCAACAATGTTGAAGCAGAGAATATCTTGACAGTAATGCCTAATCCTTCAAATGGTACTTTCAGGATTAATGCTTCTTTTACAGGAAAGACTAATCTTGAAATTAGTGTTTCCGATATGATGGGTAAAACAATTTACTCCAATATGCTGAATGATATTTCTGTTGTATCAAAAACTGTTGAACTTAAAAATGCCGCTAAAGGTGTTTACATTCTAATATTAAACAGTGATTCAGGAAAAACAATAACTAAGAAAATTGTTATTGAATAA
- the accD gene encoding acetyl-CoA carboxylase, carboxyltransferase subunit beta, with amino-acid sequence MTWFKRIKEGITTSTKEKKETPEGLWYKCPSCKAIVPSLEHTENRYVCPKCSYHDRIGSEEYFDILFDDNQFTEFNTELTSADPLGFVDTKKYTDRLRDTISKTKLKDAMRTAVGKVNGNDLVVACMDFQFIGGSMGSVMGEKIAGAIDYSIQHKVPLMIINKSGGARMMEAAFSLMQMAKTSAKLTRLADAGLPYISLLTDPTTGGVTASFAMLGDLNIGEPNALIGFAGPRVVKETIGKDLPKGFQTSEFVLEHGFLDKIVDRRQLKATIGQLLSMFKN; translated from the coding sequence ATGACTTGGTTTAAAAGAATTAAAGAAGGAATTACCACCTCTACCAAAGAGAAAAAAGAAACTCCGGAGGGATTATGGTATAAATGTCCTTCATGCAAAGCTATTGTTCCATCATTGGAGCATACAGAAAACAGATATGTATGTCCAAAATGCAGTTATCATGATAGAATTGGGTCTGAAGAATATTTTGACATACTTTTTGATGATAATCAGTTTACAGAGTTTAATACAGAACTGACCTCTGCCGATCCATTAGGTTTTGTTGATACAAAAAAATACACAGACCGATTGCGCGATACCATTTCTAAAACGAAATTGAAAGATGCAATGCGTACTGCTGTTGGTAAGGTAAACGGAAACGACTTAGTAGTGGCATGCATGGATTTTCAGTTTATAGGGGGAAGTATGGGTTCTGTAATGGGAGAAAAAATTGCAGGGGCAATTGATTACAGTATTCAACATAAAGTACCATTAATGATTATAAACAAATCGGGTGGTGCACGTATGATGGAAGCAGCATTTTCTTTAATGCAGATGGCAAAAACTTCAGCAAAGCTTACCAGACTTGCAGATGCCGGATTGCCTTATATAAGTTTACTTACAGACCCAACTACAGGTGGTGTAACAGCTTCTTTTGCTATGCTTGGTGATTTAAATATTGGTGAACCAAATGCATTAATTGGTTTTGCCGGTCCGCGTGTTGTTAAAGAAACTATTGGTAAAGATTTACCTAAAGGATTTCAAACATCTGAATTTGTTCTTGAGCATGGTTTTCTGGATAAAATTGTTGACCGCAGACAATTAAAAGCTACCATTGGGCAGTTGCTAAGTATGTTTAAGAATTAA
- a CDS encoding transglutaminase domain-containing protein, with protein sequence MFHKSFFTALVFLFLSTSLFSQKRIKIPVLDYSTVDEFVLKLKPEQCSSIDTLAAVISREFDRPHFRFRAAFRWVTENIMYDIKNQRHPLKANVSANDVFKNKTALAEGYANILNTICARMSITCLSVNGFLRRSELPGTKIKKPNHIWNTVKLYDKWYIMDVMLASGYFENGDKTFTKRFTERYFALHPRQVVLTHLPLNGNFQYLDTIVDKNTFLKYPKVYDFFFDNGIYALRPADGVIPVYKGLKKRFYFKSMDSLAVGKIEIRDGKKSERLQNTFTQVDSLVYFDYLFESNKKRTLDVFVDGLPFCTYLIVSDKKNKRREE encoded by the coding sequence ATGTTCCATAAAAGCTTTTTTACAGCATTAGTATTTTTATTTCTTTCTACCTCTCTTTTTTCACAAAAACGAATCAAAATTCCTGTACTTGATTATAGCACGGTGGATGAATTTGTTTTAAAACTAAAGCCCGAACAATGTAGTAGCATTGATACATTGGCTGCTGTAATCAGTAGAGAGTTTGACCGCCCTCATTTTCGTTTCAGAGCTGCATTCCGATGGGTAACTGAAAACATTATGTATGACATAAAAAACCAACGTCATCCGTTAAAAGCAAATGTTAGTGCTAACGATGTTTTTAAAAATAAAACAGCACTGGCCGAAGGTTATGCAAATATTTTGAATACAATATGTGCAAGAATGAGTATAACATGCCTTTCGGTGAATGGATTTCTTAGACGAAGCGAATTGCCCGGAACAAAAATTAAAAAACCAAATCATATTTGGAATACAGTAAAACTTTATGATAAGTGGTATATAATGGATGTGATGCTGGCAAGTGGATATTTTGAAAATGGTGATAAGACTTTTACAAAACGTTTTACCGAGAGATATTTTGCATTGCATCCGCGTCAGGTAGTTTTAACACATCTTCCTTTAAATGGAAACTTTCAATATTTAGATACAATTGTTGACAAGAATACTTTTCTCAAATACCCTAAAGTTTATGATTTCTTTTTTGATAACGGCATATATGCCTTAAGACCCGCTGATGGTGTGATACCTGTTTACAAAGGTTTAAAGAAACGTTTTTATTTCAAATCAATGGATAGTCTTGCAGTTGGTAAAATTGAAATTCGTGACGGAAAAAAATCTGAAAGATTGCAAAATACATTTACTCAGGTTGATAGTCTTGTATATTTCGATTATTTGTTTGAATCGAATAAGAAAAGAACATTGGATGTTTTTGTGGACGGACTACCTTTTTGTACTTACTTAATTGTTTCTGACAAAAAGAATAAACGTAGGGAAGAATAA
- the mtaB gene encoding tRNA (N(6)-L-threonylcarbamoyladenosine(37)-C(2))-methylthiotransferase MtaB yields MTRESTVAFHTLGCKLNFAETSTIGRQLHDAGYKKVSFSDAADVYVINTCSVTENADRECRQHVNRALASNPEGCIIIIGCYAQLKPDAIATIPGVSLVLGASEKFNIPHYLQKLKKQTEAQVFSCDIAGHHQFTSSYSEGDRTRVFLKVQDGCDYSCTFCTIPLARGASRSNTVENVVDNVKQIVDRGAKEIVLTGVNLGDFGKLPGEKKHTTEFYQLVYELDALDADIRFRISSIEPNLLTEEIIELVSRSKKFMPHFHIPLQSGSDKILKLMRRRYLTSHYTSRINKIKELMPDACIGVDVITGFPGESDEDFLQTYKYLNEADISYLHVFTYSERSNTPAIEMKPVVPIAERKKRTQMLRILSEKKLGIFYRSQAGKTAKVLFEHEDKNGIMSGYSENYVRVSTPFNSELVNKLIECKIGITDNDSHEINCTILESIPV; encoded by the coding sequence ATGACAAGGGAATCTACTGTAGCTTTTCACACCTTAGGTTGTAAATTAAATTTTGCTGAGACTTCGACAATTGGCCGCCAGTTGCATGATGCAGGCTATAAAAAAGTTTCGTTTTCTGATGCTGCTGATGTTTATGTAATTAATACCTGCTCTGTTACTGAAAATGCTGACAGAGAGTGTCGCCAACACGTCAATAGAGCTCTAGCTTCAAACCCTGAAGGATGTATTATTATAATTGGCTGTTATGCACAATTAAAACCAGATGCAATTGCCACCATACCGGGTGTTAGCCTTGTTTTAGGAGCAAGTGAAAAATTTAACATTCCGCATTATTTGCAAAAGCTTAAAAAGCAAACAGAGGCGCAGGTTTTTTCTTGTGATATTGCCGGGCATCATCAATTTACTAGCAGCTATTCCGAAGGCGACAGAACACGTGTATTTTTGAAAGTACAGGATGGCTGTGATTATAGTTGCACTTTTTGCACCATTCCTCTAGCACGTGGAGCAAGCAGAAGCAACACAGTTGAGAATGTTGTTGATAATGTAAAACAAATTGTTGATAGAGGTGCAAAAGAAATTGTTCTTACAGGTGTTAATTTAGGTGACTTTGGAAAACTTCCGGGTGAGAAAAAACACACAACAGAATTTTATCAGTTGGTTTATGAACTTGATGCTTTGGATGCTGATATCCGTTTCAGGATTTCATCCATAGAACCTAACCTGCTGACAGAAGAAATCATTGAATTGGTTAGCCGTTCTAAAAAATTTATGCCTCATTTTCACATTCCACTCCAAAGCGGTTCCGATAAAATTCTAAAACTGATGCGCAGACGATATCTGACATCACATTACACATCACGGATAAATAAAATTAAAGAGTTGATGCCTGATGCTTGCATTGGTGTAGATGTGATTACAGGATTTCCCGGTGAGTCGGATGAGGATTTTCTTCAGACTTATAAATATTTGAATGAAGCCGACATTTCATACCTGCATGTATTTACTTATTCCGAAAGATCAAACACACCTGCTATTGAAATGAAACCTGTAGTCCCCATTGCGGAAAGGAAAAAAAGAACCCAAATGTTACGCATACTTTCGGAAAAAAAACTCGGAATATTTTATCGCTCACAAGCAGGTAAAACAGCTAAAGTGCTTTTTGAACATGAAGACAAAAATGGAATAATGTCAGGCTATTCCGAAAATTATGTTAGAGTTTCAACACCTTTCAACAGCGAATTAGTAAACAAATTGATTGAATGTAAAATCGGAATAACCGATAATGACAGTCATGAAATTAACTGTACAATTTTAGAATCTATCCCGGTTTAA